The following proteins are co-located in the Halarcobacter sp. genome:
- a CDS encoding HD domain-containing phosphohydrolase: protein MDKKRQIQFNLNNFLLALSYPLDAIENEYYNTDLKHSKKIAFIALKLAKEFNYEKEYLSDICSYSLIHNIALKETTKREKEYCLLGEEYIKSFPFLTDEKEIIKYHCEHYDGSGVFGLKGEEIPLFSQFIAFADIIDSNFDLSNKDISNRERIVNFVKNNELVLFSSDIVECFIEFSEVESFWLDLQNEQEMLTYIFSSLFDYTQALDFEDILSMTSIFYKIIDKESRLLENCKKVADFYNFDHKDKQTFLIAASLSNVGKFFIPQKLIDKDIVLEPYEHKQIKAYPYYTNKTLSNIIGFSDINTWATRVQEFIDGSGYPYSFEGKDLSLKDRLLSITNIYSSLTSEKKYRDAFSNIEAIKVLETFAKEGKIDKAISEDFKKIFI from the coding sequence ATGGATAAAAAAAGACAAATACAATTTAATCTAAATAATTTTTTATTAGCACTTTCGTATCCTTTAGATGCAATAGAAAATGAATATTATAATACCGATTTAAAACATTCAAAAAAAATCGCTTTTATAGCATTAAAACTAGCAAAAGAGTTTAATTATGAAAAAGAGTATCTTTCAGATATATGTTCTTATTCATTAATTCATAATATTGCATTAAAAGAAACTACTAAACGTGAAAAAGAGTATTGTTTACTTGGAGAAGAGTATATAAAAAGTTTCCCTTTCTTAACAGATGAAAAGGAGATAATTAAATATCATTGTGAACACTATGATGGAAGTGGTGTTTTTGGATTAAAAGGGGAAGAGATACCTTTGTTTTCACAATTTATAGCTTTTGCAGATATTATAGATTCAAATTTTGATTTATCAAATAAAGATATCTCTAACAGAGAAAGAATTGTTAATTTTGTAAAGAATAATGAACTAGTATTGTTTTCATCAGATATTGTAGAGTGTTTTATAGAGTTTAGTGAAGTTGAGTCTTTTTGGTTAGATTTGCAAAATGAGCAAGAGATGTTAACTTATATTTTTTCTTCACTATTTGATTATACTCAAGCATTAGATTTTGAAGACATTCTTTCAATGACTTCAATTTTTTATAAAATTATAGATAAAGAAAGTAGATTATTGGAAAATTGTAAAAAGGTTGCTGATTTTTATAATTTTGATCATAAAGATAAACAAACGTTTTTAATTGCGGCTAGTTTATCAAATGTTGGTAAGTTTTTTATACCTCAGAAGCTCATAGATAAGGATATAGTTTTAGAGCCATATGAACATAAACAGATTAAAGCTTACCCTTACTATACAAACAAGACATTATCAAATATAATTGGTTTTAGTGATATAAATACTTGGGCAACTAGAGTGCAAGAGTTTATTGATGGTAGTGGGTATCCTTATTCATTTGAAGGAAAGGATTTAAGTTTAAAAGATAGATTATTGAGTATTACAAATATATATTCATCTTTAACTTCTGAAAAAAAATATAGAGATGCTTTTTCAAATATTGAAGCAATTAAAGTATTAGAAACTTTTGCTAAAGAAGGGAAAATAGATAAAGCAATTAGTGAAGATTTTAAAAAGATATTTATTTAA
- a CDS encoding DUF3365 domain-containing protein produces MNYNNMLKFKKIVSIAFFLYIFVIYFIYQDNKNSEIYNEKINIQDVLIQTKAVRKYVSNDQKDEIYELQKKGIISYHYFTSPLLSSTYSANKVNEYYNEIKKSLNLPPIDIRFASPNPRNPNNMTTKEEKEILDQFISGKIDSYETIKKTKDGDVLYLALPTRKLEAKCMRCHDTPEIAPKQLVEMYGDTAGFGEKEGNIKAIMSIEKPLKVAYNKAFEQTLKSAIYILIATLIFVYFYYNFNKKIYIKNKQLEKLNKNLDTKVKERTTELNNSKIQLLNVINSSELGYWDWEINTKKLFVNDIWLNMIGIKKENFDNTISQWFDKIHPEDFQYVTTTIDDAFKKEISFSIEYRIKHSNNNYIWVECVGGVVQRDSQGKVIQACGIHRNIDEKKQNENKVKEQELLIQNQARVASMGEMLKNVSHQWKQPLSIITTVASTMKLSYEFNQPMKNKEIIEFSEKILENGNYLAKVVNDFASYFDNNIQKKEELNLSTTINKIVNMMKSEIDAIKYIDDVDEDLFIYINENFFTQALLNIINNSHDAFNINSIDERYRFVFINAKKEDSNIIINMKDTAGGIEENIINKIFEPYFTTKHQSLGTGIGLYMTNQIISKHLKGTITAKNSVYKFEGKQLKGCEFNIIIPS; encoded by the coding sequence TTGAATTACAACAACATGTTAAAATTCAAAAAAATTGTATCTATAGCTTTTTTTTTGTATATTTTTGTTATTTATTTTATTTATCAAGATAATAAAAATAGTGAGATATATAATGAAAAAATAAATATTCAAGATGTGCTTATTCAAACTAAAGCAGTTAGAAAATATGTAAGTAATGACCAAAAAGATGAGATATATGAACTCCAAAAAAAAGGTATAATTTCATATCATTATTTTACATCTCCTTTATTATCATCAACTTATAGTGCAAATAAAGTTAATGAATATTACAACGAAATAAAAAAAAGTTTAAACCTACCACCAATCGATATTAGATTTGCTTCTCCAAATCCCAGAAATCCAAACAATATGACAACAAAAGAGGAAAAAGAGATTTTAGATCAATTTATTTCAGGTAAAATTGATTCTTATGAAACAATAAAAAAAACTAAAGATGGAGATGTATTATATTTAGCATTGCCTACAAGAAAACTTGAAGCCAAATGTATGAGATGCCACGATACCCCTGAAATAGCACCAAAACAACTTGTTGAGATGTATGGAGACACTGCAGGTTTTGGTGAAAAAGAGGGAAATATTAAAGCTATTATGTCTATTGAAAAACCTCTAAAAGTAGCATATAATAAAGCTTTTGAACAGACATTAAAATCTGCAATTTATATTTTAATTGCTACATTAATATTTGTATATTTTTATTATAATTTTAATAAAAAAATATATATTAAAAATAAACAACTTGAAAAACTTAATAAAAATCTTGATACAAAAGTAAAAGAAAGAACTACAGAGTTAAATAACTCAAAAATACAACTTTTAAATGTGATAAATAGTAGTGAATTGGGCTATTGGGATTGGGAAATAAATACTAAAAAACTTTTTGTAAATGATATCTGGCTTAATATGATAGGAATAAAAAAAGAAAACTTTGATAACACTATCTCTCAATGGTTTGATAAAATCCACCCTGAAGATTTTCAATATGTTACAACTACAATTGATGATGCTTTTAAAAAAGAGATATCTTTTTCAATTGAATATAGAATAAAACATAGTAATAATAACTATATTTGGGTTGAATGTGTAGGAGGTGTTGTACAAAGAGATTCTCAAGGAAAAGTGATACAAGCTTGTGGTATTCATAGAAATATAGATGAAAAGAAACAAAATGAAAATAAAGTTAAAGAACAAGAACTATTAATACAAAACCAAGCAAGAGTTGCATCTATGGGTGAAATGTTAAAAAACGTATCTCATCAATGGAAACAACCACTTTCAATAATAACTACTGTTGCAAGTACAATGAAACTTTCATATGAATTTAATCAACCAATGAAAAATAAAGAGATTATTGAATTTTCAGAAAAAATCTTAGAAAATGGTAATTATTTAGCAAAAGTTGTAAATGATTTTGCTTCATATTTTGATAATAATATACAAAAGAAAGAAGAATTAAACCTATCAACTACTATTAATAAAATAGTAAATATGATGAAATCTGAAATTGATGCAATTAAATATATAGATGATGTTGATGAAGATTTATTTATTTATATTAATGAAAACTTTTTTACACAAGCTTTATTAAATATAATAAATAATTCACATGATGCTTTTAATATAAATTCAATAGATGAAAGATATAGATTTGTTTTTATAAATGCTAAGAAAGAAGATTCAAATATAATTATAAATATGAAAGATACTGCTGGAGGAATAGAAGAAAATATAATAAATAAAATATTTGAACCTTATTTTACTACTAAGCATCAAAGTTTAGGTACTGGGATTGGATTATATATGACTAACCAGATTATAAGTAAACATTTAAAAGGTACAATAACTGCTAAAAATAGTGTATATAAATTTGAAGGAAAACAACTAAAAGGTTGTGAATTCAACATTATCATACCATCTTAA
- a CDS encoding MBL fold metallo-hydrolase, translating to MKKTISSILILGTVSLFGFDYKLKPEKVNENTWCFLGKLEAPSKQNGGFMSNHCYVNTGKSYVLIDSGGTYEIAKQAYEQMQKIANLPVDTVILTHEHDDHWLGASFHKEKFNSKLVGSSAINKHYEENSKTRMFKMLTPDAIKNTKIVKIDKEIKEPTILNINGLEFQIIPVGTKAHTSDDLFVYVPQIKTLFSSDLVMNGRITSNRDGSVIGQLKAIKMIEKMDYKNLVPGHGLDTSKNAINETKQYFTLLKQRVLEAIEEDVGVENITKVIKMEEFKNKALYDELNSRNVFDAYRELEFYEEE from the coding sequence ATGAAAAAAACTATCAGTTCAATCTTAATTTTAGGAACCGTTTCACTATTTGGTTTTGATTACAAGCTTAAGCCTGAAAAAGTAAATGAAAATACATGGTGTTTTCTAGGTAAGCTTGAAGCTCCATCAAAACAAAATGGTGGTTTTATGTCAAATCATTGTTATGTAAATACAGGGAAAAGTTATGTTTTAATTGATTCTGGAGGAACATATGAAATTGCAAAACAAGCATATGAACAGATGCAAAAGATTGCTAATTTACCAGTAGATACAGTTATTCTAACTCATGAACATGACGACCATTGGTTAGGAGCATCTTTTCATAAAGAAAAATTTAATTCTAAACTTGTAGGTTCTTCAGCAATAAATAAACATTATGAAGAAAACTCAAAAACAAGAATGTTCAAAATGTTAACACCTGATGCAATAAAAAATACAAAAATAGTAAAAATAGATAAAGAGATAAAAGAACCTACTATTTTAAATATAAATGGATTAGAGTTTCAAATTATTCCTGTTGGAACTAAAGCACACACAAGTGATGACCTATTTGTATATGTACCTCAAATAAAAACTTTATTTTCAAGTGATTTAGTAATGAATGGAAGAATAACATCTAATAGAGATGGCTCAGTAATAGGTCAATTAAAAGCTATAAAGATGATTGAAAAAATGGACTACAAAAATTTAGTACCAGGTCATGGTTTAGATACAAGTAAAAATGCAATAAATGAAACAAAACAATATTTTACATTATTAAAACAAAGAGTTTTAGAAGCAATTGAAGAAGATGTAGGAGTTGAGAACATAACAAAAGTTATAAAAATGGAAGAGTTTAAAAATAAGGCTTTATATGATGAGTTAAATTCTAGAAATGTATTTGATGCATATAGAGAGTTAGAGTTTTATGAAGAGGAATAA
- a CDS encoding alpha/beta fold hydrolase has translation MFKKVSLLLLVFVFSLTLEANKISKEECTKDNFIFAGGECIEYRAYKGESNDRIVVIVHGTWDEGTNTLGRYAPFAETMNMNTDLTTIAVALPGYSGSSTNNFTSLAHKGVKNLAAKKEYVLFLGKLIKALKEKYNAEEVTYIGHSAGAMMGATLMGLNPDLVQNIALAGGRYDIHKDEKGDLISLVDVIDDVNKEAKFLFIYGTKDEISKPEVTTSFYKIAQEKGLNAKLVKVEGAGHIDLDMTDASIEAITEMLEEE, from the coding sequence ATGTTTAAAAAAGTTTCATTATTACTACTAGTTTTTGTTTTCTCATTAACTTTAGAAGCAAATAAAATTAGTAAAGAAGAGTGTACTAAAGACAATTTCATTTTTGCAGGTGGGGAGTGTATTGAATATAGAGCTTATAAGGGGGAATCTAATGATAGAATTGTTGTGATTGTTCATGGAACTTGGGATGAAGGAACTAATACTTTAGGAAGATATGCTCCTTTTGCTGAAACTATGAATATGAATACAGATTTAACTACAATTGCTGTTGCTCTTCCTGGTTATTCAGGTTCTTCAACAAATAATTTTACATCTTTAGCTCATAAAGGTGTTAAAAACTTAGCAGCAAAAAAAGAGTATGTTTTATTTTTGGGAAAATTGATTAAAGCATTAAAAGAAAAATATAATGCTGAAGAAGTAACATATATCGGACATAGTGCTGGAGCTATGATGGGAGCTACTTTAATGGGTTTAAATCCAGATTTAGTTCAAAATATTGCATTAGCAGGTGGAAGATATGATATTCATAAAGATGAAAAAGGTGATTTAATCTCTTTAGTTGATGTTATAGATGATGTTAATAAAGAAGCAAAATTTCTTTTTATTTATGGAACAAAAGATGAAATCTCTAAACCTGAAGTTACAACATCATTTTATAAAATTGCACAAGAAAAAGGCTTAAATGCAAAATTAGTTAAAGTTGAAGGAGCAGGGCATATTGATTTAGATATGACTGATGCTTCAATAGAAGCTATAACTGAAATGTTAGAAGAGGAATAA
- a CDS encoding DsrE family protein: MKKIILLVFITIFSYAQSTFSDPQPTFDEPRKVAIQLYDSDLKKVNHNLSTIYNILKEYPEESLKVVVISYGNGVRALKKDYDKDTLTRINSLMEYDVEFIVCKNTMETMNWTKDDFIDGVSYVQAGIVELIERQVAGYVGIIAY; encoded by the coding sequence ATGAAAAAAATTATATTATTAGTATTTATTACTATATTTAGTTATGCCCAATCAACATTTAGTGACCCACAACCTACATTTGATGAACCAAGAAAAGTCGCTATTCAATTATATGACTCTGATTTAAAAAAAGTGAATCATAATCTGAGTACTATTTATAATATCTTAAAAGAGTATCCAGAAGAGAGTCTAAAGGTTGTTGTAATCTCTTATGGCAATGGTGTTAGAGCTTTAAAAAAAGATTATGATAAAGATACTTTAACAAGAATAAATTCTTTAATGGAATATGATGTTGAATTTATTGTATGTAAAAATACAATGGAAACAATGAATTGGACTAAAGATGACTTTATCGATGGTGTATCTTATGTTCAAGCAGGTATTGTTGAACTTATAGAGAGACAAGTTGCTGGATATGTTGGCATAATTGCTTACTAA
- a CDS encoding MOSC domain-containing protein, which translates to MKIIDTFSAKIGQSGLPRPQVDYLELVFDFGIKDDKFAGDDLDKTVMIVGTYSYDLAKEYFINLEFGSLGENILFDFNPHDLAVGTRIKIDEAIIQITEKCTICNHLSVFDKKLPKLLKSCRGLYCKIEKSGMISKNSKVEILDENINEIAS; encoded by the coding sequence ATGAAAATAATAGACACTTTTAGTGCAAAAATTGGACAAAGTGGACTACCAAGACCACAGGTTGATTATTTAGAATTAGTATTTGATTTTGGTATAAAAGATGATAAATTTGCGGGTGATGATTTAGATAAAACAGTTATGATAGTTGGTACATATAGTTATGATTTAGCAAAAGAATATTTTATAAATTTAGAATTTGGAAGTTTAGGAGAAAATATTCTTTTTGATTTTAATCCCCATGATTTAGCTGTTGGAACTAGAATCAAAATTGATGAAGCTATAATACAAATTACAGAAAAGTGTACTATTTGTAACCATTTATCAGTTTTTGATAAGAAATTACCAAAATTATTAAAAAGCTGCAGAGGTTTATATTGTAAAATTGAAAAAAGTGGTATGATTTCTAAAAATTCTAAAGTTGAAATATTAGACGAAAATATCAATGAAATTGCATCATAA
- a CDS encoding thioredoxin family protein produces the protein MIRKGYFLLFFIFLVVNLNADFKEGETLFKDKCSSCHKSYISFKKLKENFFERNNTLLNLTIPTENMLAWAIMESSKKIGDPNDPDMRPIEIEEYLKNYLANPDLNDSICDAHILKYYKKKEPMEISDEEAELLAQYFMGYKKNRLKNNPKPVKILTKDYDEKEILEKAVKEGKQIIVFATSQTCYFCKKMKKEVLSLTEVEEAINEDFIFLEVDVDFVKLPFDLKKHFKGMTPTFFFLTTGGELLHTYPGAWVKKDFLQILKENL, from the coding sequence ATGATTAGAAAGGGATATTTTTTACTATTTTTTATTTTTTTAGTAGTAAATTTAAATGCAGATTTTAAAGAGGGTGAAACATTATTTAAAGATAAATGTTCATCATGTCATAAATCATATATTTCATTTAAAAAATTAAAAGAGAATTTTTTTGAGAGAAACAACACTTTACTTAATTTAACAATACCTACAGAGAATATGTTAGCTTGGGCAATTATGGAGAGTAGTAAAAAAATTGGTGACCCAAATGACCCTGATATGAGACCAATAGAGATTGAAGAGTATCTTAAAAATTATTTAGCAAATCCTGATTTAAATGACAGTATTTGTGATGCTCATATATTAAAATATTATAAGAAAAAAGAACCTATGGAAATTAGTGATGAAGAAGCTGAACTTTTAGCACAATATTTCATGGGCTATAAAAAGAATAGATTAAAAAACAATCCTAAACCAGTAAAAATTTTGACTAAAGATTATGATGAAAAAGAGATTTTAGAAAAAGCTGTAAAAGAGGGTAAACAAATTATAGTATTCGCTACTTCACAAACTTGTTATTTTTGTAAGAAAATGAAAAAAGAAGTTTTATCTTTAACAGAGGTAGAAGAAGCAATAAATGAAGATTTTATTTTTTTAGAAGTAGATGTTGATTTTGTAAAATTGCCATTTGATTTAAAAAAACATTTTAAGGGGATGACTCCTACATTTTTCTTTTTAACTACGGGTGGTGAGCTTTTGCATACTTATCCTGGAGCTTGGGTTAAAAAAGATTTTTTACAAATATTAAAGGAAAACTTATAA
- the soxB gene encoding thiosulfohydrolase SoxB, with amino-acid sequence MSKLSRREFVYMMAVLGAAPVFANSHTRMTDTNKLEDYYKLKPFGNARLMHMTDSHAQLLPVYFREPSVNLGFDGNFGKPPHIVGEKFLDYYGIKGNKRLEYAYSCVNFEKHAKAMGRTGGFAQIKTVVDFLRNNFGKEKTLLLDGGDTWQGSATALYTRGKDMVGAMNLLGVDVAVGHWEFTYKAEEVLENVKMLDAEFLAQNVKVKEDALFEETDIAMQAYDVDEGYAFKPYTIKKLGNARVAIIGQAFPYTTIANPQRFIPDWTFSINDENMQDIVDEIRENEKPDAVIVLSHNGYDTDKKMAEVVTGIDFIMGGHTHDGVPEAYPVKNESGVTYVCNAGSNGKFLNVLDLDIQNGKVKDFKFTLLPIFSDLIPEDASMKKYIQDVRAPFLKELTREIATTEETLFRRGNFNGSWDQIICDALTDIKDAQISLSPGFRWGTSVMPGHAITFDDLMTQTAMTYPETYVADRTGQMIKDILEDVADNLFNPDPFYQQGGDMVRTGGISYKINPTAKMGERISEITLTKTGEKIVPSKNYKVAGWSTVGSKSPGEPVWETVETYLKNVKHIANLKVDTPDIVGIKGNPGIV; translated from the coding sequence ATGAGTAAATTAAGTAGAAGAGAATTTGTTTATATGATGGCAGTACTAGGTGCTGCACCAGTATTTGCTAATTCACATACAAGGATGACAGACACTAATAAGCTTGAGGATTATTATAAACTTAAGCCATTTGGTAATGCTAGACTTATGCATATGACAGACTCACATGCACAACTTTTGCCAGTGTATTTTAGAGAGCCTAGTGTAAACTTAGGTTTTGATGGTAATTTTGGAAAACCACCACATATTGTTGGTGAAAAATTCTTAGATTATTATGGAATAAAAGGAAATAAAAGATTAGAATATGCTTATTCTTGTGTAAACTTTGAAAAGCATGCAAAAGCAATGGGTAGAACTGGTGGTTTTGCACAAATCAAAACTGTAGTAGATTTCTTAAGAAATAACTTTGGTAAAGAAAAAACTTTATTATTAGATGGTGGAGATACTTGGCAAGGAAGTGCAACTGCTCTTTATACTAGAGGTAAAGATATGGTTGGTGCCATGAACCTTTTAGGTGTAGATGTAGCTGTTGGACACTGGGAATTTACATATAAAGCAGAAGAAGTTTTAGAAAATGTAAAAATGCTTGATGCTGAGTTCTTAGCTCAAAATGTAAAAGTTAAAGAGGATGCTTTATTTGAAGAAACTGATATTGCAATGCAAGCATATGATGTGGATGAAGGTTATGCTTTTAAACCATATACTATTAAAAAATTAGGAAATGCAAGAGTTGCTATTATTGGTCAAGCATTCCCTTATACTACAATTGCAAATCCTCAAAGATTTATTCCTGATTGGACTTTCTCTATTAATGATGAAAATATGCAAGATATTGTAGATGAAATTAGAGAGAATGAAAAACCAGATGCTGTTATTGTGTTATCTCATAATGGATATGATACAGATAAAAAGATGGCTGAAGTTGTAACTGGAATAGATTTTATCATGGGGGGACATACACATGATGGAGTTCCTGAAGCTTATCCTGTAAAAAATGAAAGTGGTGTTACTTATGTTTGTAATGCAGGTTCAAATGGAAAATTCTTAAATGTACTTGATTTAGATATTCAAAATGGAAAAGTAAAAGATTTTAAATTTACACTTCTTCCAATTTTCTCGGATCTTATCCCTGAAGATGCTTCAATGAAGAAATATATTCAAGATGTAAGAGCACCTTTTCTTAAAGAGTTAACAAGAGAGATTGCAACTACAGAAGAAACACTATTTAGAAGAGGTAACTTCAATGGTTCATGGGATCAAATTATTTGTGATGCATTGACTGATATAAAAGATGCGCAAATCTCTTTATCTCCTGGATTTAGATGGGGAACATCAGTTATGCCTGGTCACGCGATCACATTTGATGACCTGATGACTCAAACTGCAATGACATATCCAGAAACATATGTAGCAGATAGAACAGGTCAAATGATAAAAGATATTTTAGAAGATGTAGCAGATAACTTGTTTAATCCTGATCCATTTTATCAACAAGGTGGTGATATGGTTAGAACGGGTGGTATCTCTTATAAGATTAACCCAACAGCAAAAATGGGAGAAAGAATTTCTGAGATAACACTTACTAAAACAGGAGAAAAAATTGTTCCTAGCAAAAATTATAAAGTTGCAGGTTGGTCTACAGTTGGATCTAAATCTCCTGGTGAACCAGTTTGGGAAACTGTAGAAACTTATTTAAAAAATGTTAAACATATAGCAAATTTAAAAGTTGATACACCTGATATTGTAGGTATCAAAGGTAATCCTGGAATCGTTTAA
- a CDS encoding rhodanese-like domain-containing protein, with product MTILKKLLVASAIAGICSVSAMAEGDEKFVPISKGVKSIEMNLNGEKFTLMRNQTAGNKISPLYDTTNRGTPQPMTLAPGVETVGEIEFIEYMKKAQTDNTIAIIDSRKPGWYAKLRIPGAVNVPYTNFDERDTAIEMMEDEMGVIEKDDGTLDFSKAKTLALYCNGYWCGQTPGMVKNAKFALLKMGYPAEKIKYYRGGMQAWASLGFTVVGSGK from the coding sequence ATGACAATTCTAAAAAAATTACTTGTTGCATCAGCTATAGCTGGAATTTGTTCTGTAAGTGCTATGGCAGAAGGTGATGAAAAATTTGTTCCAATTTCAAAAGGTGTTAAATCAATTGAAATGAATCTAAATGGAGAAAAATTTACCCTTATGAGAAATCAAACAGCAGGTAATAAAATCTCACCATTATACGATACTACAAATAGAGGAACTCCTCAGCCTATGACTTTAGCGCCAGGTGTTGAAACTGTAGGTGAAATAGAGTTTATAGAGTATATGAAAAAAGCACAAACTGATAATACTATTGCAATTATCGATTCAAGAAAGCCAGGATGGTATGCTAAGCTTAGAATACCAGGTGCTGTAAATGTACCTTATACTAACTTTGATGAGAGAGATACTGCTATAGAGATGATGGAAGATGAAATGGGTGTTATTGAAAAAGATGATGGAACACTTGATTTTTCTAAAGCAAAAACTTTAGCTTTATATTGTAATGGTTATTGGTGTGGACAAACTCCAGGTATGGTTAAAAATGCAAAATTCGCATTATTAAAAATGGGATATCCTGCTGAAAAAATCAAATACTACAGAGGTGGTATGCAAGCTTGGGCATCTTTAGGTTTTACAGTAGTAGGATCTGGTAAGTAA
- the soxA gene encoding sulfur oxidation c-type cytochrome SoxA — MLLKIAKTAALVAIAACTLNASDFNAQAEKDRIALIKYFEAKFEDPLKNRNTFFPYSTDDELKNNFISGLKFQDFSEGNYSFSKNGRMSYEEIKEFPPTEEFVEYGEALYEKPFANGKSFQDCFPDPAQAGSMYPYFDETKKDVQTLTVAINQCLTSNGEKAWKTTKGKIAHLEAFFVKSAQDEEKIIDVKINSAEAAAAYDRGKEYYYTQRGYLNLSCAECHVQGAGQRVRNESLSPFLGQVTHFPVYRLKWAAADKNNDGLGTLERRMSGCIKDQGQVPPKNDSKEMKELLFFMAYMSNGMKIDGPDIRK, encoded by the coding sequence ATGTTATTAAAAATTGCAAAAACAGCTGCACTTGTTGCAATAGCTGCTTGTACATTAAATGCTTCAGATTTTAATGCACAAGCTGAAAAAGATAGAATTGCTTTAATAAAATATTTTGAAGCAAAATTTGAAGATCCATTAAAAAATAGAAATACTTTTTTCCCTTATTCTACAGATGATGAGTTGAAAAATAATTTTATAAGTGGATTAAAATTCCAAGATTTTTCGGAAGGAAATTATTCTTTTTCTAAAAATGGAAGAATGTCTTACGAAGAGATTAAAGAGTTTCCTCCTACTGAAGAATTTGTTGAATATGGAGAAGCATTATATGAAAAGCCATTTGCAAATGGTAAATCATTTCAAGATTGTTTCCCTGATCCAGCACAAGCTGGTTCAATGTATCCATATTTTGATGAAACTAAAAAAGATGTACAAACTTTAACTGTAGCAATTAATCAATGTCTTACATCAAATGGTGAAAAAGCATGGAAAACTACAAAAGGTAAAATTGCTCATTTAGAAGCATTTTTTGTTAAGTCTGCACAAGATGAAGAAAAAATTATTGATGTAAAAATTAATAGTGCTGAAGCAGCAGCGGCTTATGATAGAGGTAAAGAGTATTATTATACTCAAAGAGGTTATCTTAATTTAAGCTGTGCTGAGTGTCATGTTCAAGGTGCTGGGCAAAGAGTTAGAAATGAAAGTTTATCTCCATTTTTAGGACAAGTTACACACTTCCCTGTTTATAGATTAAAATGGGCAGCTGCTGATAAAAATAATGATGGTTTAGGAACTTTAGAAAGAAGAATGTCTGGTTGTATTAAAGATCAAGGTCAAGTACCACCAAAAAATGATTCTAAAGAGATGAAAGAACTACTATTTTTCATGGCATATATGTCAAATGGTATGAAAATTGACGGTCCAGATATAAGAAAATAA
- the soxZ gene encoding thiosulfate oxidation carrier complex protein SoxZ produces MAKTRIKAKLKKGVVTVKALAKHDMLSYQEAERAKKEANFITYVVAKVNDKIVYEVSTSQFLSKNPYMKFMFNADAVGAKKGDKVEFSWVDLKGNTQVDNQKIK; encoded by the coding sequence ATGGCTAAAACTAGAATTAAAGCAAAATTAAAAAAAGGTGTTGTAACTGTTAAAGCTCTTGCTAAACACGATATGTTAAGTTATCAAGAAGCTGAAAGAGCAAAAAAAGAAGCAAATTTTATTACTTATGTTGTTGCAAAAGTAAATGATAAAATAGTATATGAAGTTTCTACGAGTCAATTTTTATCAAAAAATCCTTATATGAAATTTATGTTCAATGCAGATGCAGTTGGAGCTAAAAAAGGTGATAAAGTAGAGTTTTCTTGGGTTGATTTAAAAGGTAATACTCAAGTAGATAACCAAAAAATTAAATAA
- the soxY gene encoding thiosulfate oxidation carrier protein SoxY, with product MINRRNFLGLGLGALAVSMAPTTLSAVNFRETKPKAFTATKVDVAIKELFGTSTTVEGGSLELKAPDIAENGAVIPVTVTAKSGSKVAIFQDANPEATVAVFTVPEGGIIDYSIRIKMAKTGKVTAVVEDGGKLYSSSKDVKVTIGGCGG from the coding sequence ATGATAAACAGAAGAAATTTTTTAGGTTTAGGTTTAGGTGCATTAGCTGTTTCAATGGCGCCAACTACACTAAGTGCTGTTAATTTTAGAGAAACAAAGCCTAAGGCATTTACAGCAACTAAAGTTGATGTAGCAATTAAAGAGTTATTTGGAACATCTACTACAGTTGAAGGTGGAAGTCTTGAATTAAAAGCTCCAGATATTGCTGAAAATGGTGCAGTTATTCCTGTAACAGTTACTGCAAAATCAGGTTCAAAAGTAGCAATATTCCAAGATGCTAACCCTGAAGCTACTGTTGCTGTATTTACAGTACCAGAAGGTGGAATTATTGATTATTCTATTAGAATCAAAATGGCAAAAACAGGAAAAGTTACAGCAGTTGTTGAAGATGGTGGTAAATTATATTCTTCATCTAAAGATGTAAAAGTAACAATCGGTGGATGTGGTGGTTGA